The sequence TGGAACGATTGTCATAAGGACGAATGGAATCCTGAAATAAAAACCAGGTGGTCCCGTTGTCTGGACTGACTTCCGCTTTGAAAGAAATCAAACTTGGCGTGACAATGGGATCGAACGTCAGAAGCAATCCATGATGAATCGCGCGAGGCAAAGAAACAGCCGGTTGTATTTGTAAAGACTGGGGAGCGGAAAAAGCAAGAGCACGGTCTGAAACCAGAAAAAACAGAAATAATGTCAACGCCACTATTTTCACGCACCGGACTTTATATAAAAATAAAACAACCTGTAAATGGTTATTTAATGTGTGTTTGATGTCTTCTTCCGTTTTTACTTTGTAGGTTGAAATTCCACCCTCAATAGGATTATCGAAGTAAAAAAAAGTTTATAATTTTTTGATTTTTTTAAATTTATCAAAGCAATCTTCATGCCATGTGCGAGAAAAGTCATATCGTGTTAAAAATCATACGGTTGGATGAAAAAGTGAAAGTGGATGTGTGTCGCAAAGTGTATCGGTTGTAATGCATGTGTAGCAGAAGTGGTGCAAACAATGTTTGCTTATTATAAAATGATCCCGTGTCTTTACCCCTTCCTTCCATCAGTCATTTTTCCAAGGATTTGATCCATGAAGGATTGGTCAGCAAGGAACAGTTGGCCGTTGCGAAGGTCAGTCAGGAGAATTTGGGGGAAGACCTTGGAAACATTCTCATCAAAAAAGGATTTATCAATGAAACACAATTGTTGGAATTTTTGAGCAGACATCTCAAAATTCCTTTCATCTCTCTCAAAGATAAAAAATTCGATCCGCAAATTTTGAGGGAAATTTCACCCACGGTTGCCAAACGCCACATGGTGATTCCACTCCAACGCAACAACAACAAAATAGAAGTGGCCATGGCCAATCCACTCAATACTTTTGCACTGGATGATCTCAAAATGTCATTCCATGAAGAGGTTGTTCCCTTTCTCGCGAGCCCCCGTGAAATACAGCAGGCGATTGAAAGCGCCTATGTCACCGAACACGACGGAGACGAATCCAAACACAGCGCCATTATTGAAACGATTACGGAAGGCACCGGTTTGGGAGAAATGGAATACAAAAAAATTCAGGAGATCGCTTCGGGTCCCAAAGTCATTTCCGTTGTCAATGAACTTATCAGCAAGGCGTGGAGTGAAAGAGCCAGTGACATTCACGTGGAACCTTTCAAAGACAAGAGCCGCATTCGTTATCGCATTGACGGCATTCTCATGGAAAAAAGTTTGCTTTCTAAAAACATGCATCTGGCTGTGGTCTCCCGCATTAAAATCATGGCGGGGCTCGATATTGCGGAACACAGAGTTCCGCAGGATGGAAGAGTGCGCATGCGACTTGTGGGACGCACGTTGGATTTGCGTATCTCCACCTGCCCCACGCAATATGGAGAGAAAGTTGTGCTTAGACTTCTATCGAAAGAATCGCTTCGTGATATTGATGATTTGGGATTTTCCACGGAACAACGCAAACTGTTCTCCGACATCATCAACAAAAGTCATGGCATCTTTTTGGCCACCGGACCCACCGGAGCCGGAAAATCCGCAACGCTCTACGCCGCCTTGGCCCGCATCAATTCTCCCGAAAGCAACATCATCTCGATTGAAGACCCGATTGAAAGTGAGATTGAAGGCATCGCGCAAATTTCCGTCAACCCAAAAGCGGGCCTGACTTTTGCGAGTATTCTGCGTTCTGTGTTGAGGCAAGATCCCGATGTCATCATGATTGGAGAAATCCGGGATGCTGAAACAGCAAGCATTGCCGTGCGAGCCGCCATCACGGGACATCTTGTTTTATCAACCCTGCATACCAACACCGCCGCCGGTGCGATTTCACGCCTGCTGGATTTGGGAGTCGAACCCTTTCTGCTCAGCACAGCCCTGCAAGGAGTTTTGGCCCAAAGACTTGTGCGAAAAATTTGCAAGGAATGCCGCGAACCGATTCAGATTGACACATCAAAACTGGGACCCTACGCAAAACTCGTCAAGAAAGCCTTCCGCGGGAAGGGTTGCAAAAATTGCCATCTCTCGGGGTACAGCGGACGCATCGGAATTTTTGAAATGGCTCCTGTTGATGACAGCATCCGCCAATTGATTTACAATCGCGCCAACGATACGGAAATTGAAAAGCAATTGCGGGCCATGGGTTTTGTTGACATGCGCAAGGATGGTTTCAGCAAGGTGGAACAAGGAATCACCACATTAGAAGAGGTATTGCGTGTAACACAGGAGGATTGATGCCGTTGTTTGCCTACCGCGCCCGCGATCAAAGAGGAATCCTTGTTACCGGTTATCTGGAAGGTCTGGCCTCGGAAATTATCAAAGGGGTTCTGTCAGAGCAGGGATTAATTCCACTCTCGGTTAAACTGGTTCAAAGAAAAAGCGAGTGGATCCCGCAATTCCATTTTCTCAAAAAAGTAAAAGATGAAGAAATTGTTTTGATGACACGCCAATTCTACACGCTCTTCAAGGCCGGCATGAGCATGGAATCTCTTCTGGGCACGCTCTCGAGACAAACAAAAAATAAAACATTGCAGGAAACTCTGCAACGAATTCAAACCGATATTTCTCAAGGCTCCACACTGGCCAAAGCCTTTGCCAAA comes from Deltaproteobacteria bacterium and encodes:
- the tadA gene encoding Flp pilus assembly complex ATPase component TadA, translating into MSLPLPSISHFSKDLIHEGLVSKEQLAVAKVSQENLGEDLGNILIKKGFINETQLLEFLSRHLKIPFISLKDKKFDPQILREISPTVAKRHMVIPLQRNNNKIEVAMANPLNTFALDDLKMSFHEEVVPFLASPREIQQAIESAYVTEHDGDESKHSAIIETITEGTGLGEMEYKKIQEIASGPKVISVVNELISKAWSERASDIHVEPFKDKSRIRYRIDGILMEKSLLSKNMHLAVVSRIKIMAGLDIAEHRVPQDGRVRMRLVGRTLDLRISTCPTQYGEKVVLRLLSKESLRDIDDLGFSTEQRKLFSDIINKSHGIFLATGPTGAGKSATLYAALARINSPESNIISIEDPIESEIEGIAQISVNPKAGLTFASILRSVLRQDPDVIMIGEIRDAETASIAVRAAITGHLVLSTLHTNTAAGAISRLLDLGVEPFLLSTALQGVLAQRLVRKICKECREPIQIDTSKLGPYAKLVKKAFRGKGCKNCHLSGYSGRIGIFEMAPVDDSIRQLIYNRANDTEIEKQLRAMGFVDMRKDGFSKVEQGITTLEEVLRVTQED